The genomic window CTTCGTCTTTGAGCCCTCGGGGGGCGTCATAACGCCTGCATTGTTAAACAGGAGATCAAGCCTGGTCTCAGCTCCAAGGAACTGCTTTGCCGAGGTACCAATAGTGGTCAAGTCAGCCAGGTCAAGCTTGAGCAGTTTCAGTACGCCGCTGGACGATGGATGCTGCTGCTTAATGGTCTCGATGGCGGCCCGACCTTTTTCCTCGCTGCGACTGGCGACCCAGACCGTGGCGTTCTTATTGTAGAGCACCTGTGCAACCTCACGGCCGACGCCCGTGTTGGCGCCCGTCACAAGGGCGACACGGCCAGTCAGATCAGGCACTGAAGACTCTGTGAAGTGTGGTTTTGGGGGAAACGCTTGGCTGAGGGCGTTGATTGGATTCATTATTGGAAGGGGCGCCATTTTTGAAACGTTGATCAATGGTTGATGGTATTCCTGAGACTGTCTTGATGGCTGAAGGCTCAAATCTCCTCTGCGGCACGGATATCACGGGACAACTCTCGGCCGCGCGGGGCAACGAGCCGAGGAGCCGGAGACTCGGCGCTCTTGAGACAGATAAGACATTCTTGCCCGTATATTTGACGTGCTGGAAGCAAGTGCATTGTTCAAAGAGAATACCGTCCTCAGGGAGGATTTCGCTTGCAAAACAGCTTGGAGATAGATGACCTGGAGCCTTTTTTTAAGTGCTTACGGTACGTATGGGCCCTCCTTGGCGCATGCCCGTGTGACTTGATTTGCCTACGGACTGACCTACTCTGGCTTTGGCATGGATTTGTAAGGAAATGAAAAAGGCTGATTGTGCTGGGAATGACAATGTTTCACGAATAAAAGAATCACGCGGTTAGGATGAAAGACTCGACTCTGACCAGACCAAAAACACAACACAGAATAAGCTTCGTCAACCATCGTGATCTGGATGAAGCTCCCCTCTGTCGATTGGCGCCCTCTTTCCGAAATACGCTTTTCCCCATCGGGCTAAGTCCCCCAAGTCTCCTCCAACGCCACTGGCCATCCTCGCTGCATCGTCCCCTGGCCCCCGCTCAGCCACACCTCGGGTGagcctcatcagcctcatcgGACTGGGGATCGGTGGCTTGCCATTTCGGGTGGACGTCAACTTGCCCCAGCCATAACATCGGACAAAAACGTCACCCTCAGCCTTTTCCAAGCCCAACTCTTCTATCCCTCTCGTTAATTTCGTCTCGCGCATTCACCTCGACCGGCCGCCTTCCGTCTTCACTGTTCCCTTCTCTCATGCCGCGGTTCGTCCGGTGCAATCGACCGACCGCGGACCCTTCGCGACCAACCATCGTCGTCCATCACCTCTGAACCGCGTTGACTGCGAAATCCTCCGATCGCATCTGACCCTCCCGAGAAGCAACCTGCGCAGCTGCCCTGGGATATGCTTTGATATCGGCGACCACGGCgcattcttcctcctctgccgCGATCGCGTTTGACTCTCCCTTGTCGTCAACAGCCTGCTGTTGCCCGTCGATCGATCCTCCTGTTTGTTTGCGCCATACCCCCGCCGTTCGAGGCAGCCCCCTCTCTCGTCGTGACAAGTTCATCCGAGCCGCCTCCGCTCCCGGGTCAACCTCCTTTCCTTGTGCAACCCGAAGCAATTTACAGCAGTCGTCTCCCGCGAATCTCGTTAGCCAGCCATCATGAGTGTTCCTTGTAAGTTGCCCGGCGACCCCCTTGGCACAGACCCTCTCCCTCTGCATCAAATGCTAAATGCGCAACTCCCAGTGACTCCCGACGAGCGTGAGCGCTACACGTTCATCATTGATGAAATCCTTGAGTCGGCCGACCTTGAGACCATCTCGCGAAAGAAGATTCGACAGGGTTTACAGGCTGCCCTCGGCGGGCAGGATCTCAGCGACCAGAAGGTGTGCAACCTCTCTACCAGTGTTGCGCTTGCTAGCTTCCGCCTCCTGCAACCACCTTTTCATTCCGTCTTGCTAACTCAGCACGACAGGACGCCATCAAGCGCCTTATCGAGGCTCGTTTTGACGCCGTTTCTGGAGCCGACAACGGCATCGTGCCCCCCTCCTCTGTCGAACCGTACGCCACCAATGGCACATCCGATGCTGGCGAGACCGAACAGTCGGCGACTCCTGAACCCTCGCGAAAGAAGGTCAAACGGTCATCCTCGGCTGAAGACGCCGACGCTCGCCTGGCCGCTCAGCTACAGGCGCAGGAGAACAGCTTAGCTCGAGGACGCAAGACCCGGGGAGGGGACAAGGCGAAGCCTACCAAAAAGAAGGCTGCGCCTCGCAAGAAGAGCGCTAGAAAGGTCAAAGCCGATGACGACAGCGACTTGGACACAGGGGACGCCGAGGTgggcaagaagagaaaggctgGCGGGGGTTTCCAGAAGCCGTTCAACCTGAGCTCTACTCTATCAGAGCTTGTGGGTGAAACTCAGGTATGTACCGTGTCGGGGTTGACGCCCAGGTAAAGATATTCGGGTGAACTAACATAGATGTCATAGCTGTCCCGACCCCAAGTTGTCAAGAAGCTCTGGGAACACATCAAAGCAAACGATCTTCAAGATCCCAAGGACAAGCGCCAAATTATATGTGACGAAAAGATGCAGGCAGTCTTCAAGCAGGCCAGGGTGGACATGTTCCGGATGAACAAGGATATTGGAAACCACCTTTACCCGGTTGGAGAAGAGTGAGCTACGACAGGATGGCAATGCAGGCACATGCATCGGCATGAGGAAAGTCAATGAGGATTTCATATGACAGCGTTTTAGGCGCGCAGCGGCGTAACCGGCATTGATGGGTTGCAGGTTTTGTTTATTCCCCTTGACGGCAATGACAGCATATGGACAGGGGAGCATACTGGGTGATTTTAGTTGGATGAGTCGGATGCTTTGACTCTGGGTTTGCCCGTGGGTTCAGCAGAGGTCATTGAGCAAGTGCTCCGAGGATATTTATGACCTGTTGGGAGATGGAAGTAAAGGATAGGAGCACTATAGTTGCTGGGGAGTGAAGGACATTTCGTCTTGGTGGGCCCTTTGGCGTCCACATAGCACTTCACAGCTGGTCGGGAGGAGTATGTTTTTATACTAGGAATTCCTACACCACAGCTTGCGCTGATGGCTTAAAAAAAACAGACTGGTTGCTCCATGAGCGCCAGATAAATCGAAGCCGAATTGTTCATGCATAGAGGTGTGACGGGACTGGTGAAGAGTGCAATCCGCTAACCATAAAGATAATCGAGTGAGATATCCAGAGCATGCAAAGAGCGCCTTGCTTGAACAAAGAGTCATGCCTGAGGCGGAAGTAGGCGCGTGAATCATCAAGACAAGGCACACCACTGTCACATTGGAAACATCCTTTTGACTCCTTTCTGTGTCTGTCTTTGTGATAGAGCTTCACCACCCGCATCATAATGACTCAGGGATAAAGGCCCAGGCCAATCTCGCCAACTCCGGCGTTTTTCTGGCCGGTGACTCTTTGAATGGCACGACGCCCAAAGAAACCAATCAAGCACCTCAGTTTTGCATCGCCCCGGCTCTTCAGCCCCGGACGGGTGAGATTACTCAGCCGCGGATACGGGTAGAAGTGGCTGCACAAGCCACAACGCCCCCACGGCATCATACGAGatggcagggcagggcaccCAGCcggaggtacgtacctgccTGGCGGTTCCTGCCCGCCCGCCGAGTCGGGGAAGTGCCCCGCCATTGCGaacagaagaaggaggcccaAGGCCACCCCCAAATAAAATCTGGTCGACATCATCGCCCAGGACATCACTTTCAGCCATTCTCCTCGACCACGATAACTTCACCACACCCGACGACTAAAGCGAACCATCGAGACACTGCCCGCGACGTAGTCGACTCTTCTCTGCTCAAGCCCTCGACCCAAACCAAAACACCTTCCCTGGCTGGGTAGCAGCGCCTCGACGAGCGACATAAGCCAGAGTTCCACGGATCTATCCTCCCACTTCAACCACGGCGACAGATCAACCTACCACCAGGCACTGGGAACCGACCGTTATGGCTCCACAAGCCGGAGACTCTGGAGCAGCTGCCTCTGAGCCACACAACCAAGGCAACGCCTCTCGCAatcgaggacaaggacgggGCAAAGGCAACCAGGGTCGGCGAGGAGGCCAACGACGTGGACGAGGCGGAAACAACGC from Fusarium falciforme chromosome 2, complete sequence includes these protein-coding regions:
- a CDS encoding SWIB/MDM2 domain-containing protein, with amino-acid sequence MSVPLTPDERERYTFIIDEILESADLETISRKKIRQGLQAALGGQDLSDQKDAIKRLIEARFDAVSGADNGIVPPSSVEPYATNGTSDAGETEQSATPEPSRKKVKRSSSAEDADARLAAQLQAQENSLARGRKTRGGDKAKPTKKKAAPRKKSARKVKADDDSDLDTGDAEVGKKRKAGGGFQKPFNLSSTLSELVGETQLSRPQVVKKLWEHIKANDLQDPKDKRQIICDEKMQAVFKQARVDMFRMNKDIGNHLYPVGEE